The following proteins are encoded in a genomic region of Leifsonia psychrotolerans:
- a CDS encoding fumarylacetoacetate hydrolase family protein, translated as MKFAHLRVEGQSVPRLAVTQEDSALFLDEIMDDAPRDLQDLLEKGPDEFNRVRALVTHSLVHGASVTPLETLRHSSAVLRPPQIIAIGANYAAHSSELKLRSETAATIFSLWPNSLTGHESTISWPADLTQEVDYEAELGVVIGRAARNVSVANALDYVFGYTVVNDITARNLQFSEAQWSRCKSFDGFTPTGPVVVTADEIGDPQDVWLTTHVDGRILQDASSGDMVRTVAEIISYLSKTATLLPGTLISTGSPGGAGYSRKPQVFLRDGSTVTITIDKIGMLTTHCREI; from the coding sequence GTGAAGTTTGCGCATTTAAGAGTTGAAGGTCAGTCCGTTCCCCGCCTAGCCGTGACCCAGGAAGATTCGGCACTCTTCCTCGACGAGATCATGGATGACGCACCTCGCGACCTCCAGGACCTCCTGGAGAAGGGGCCCGACGAGTTCAACCGCGTACGCGCTCTCGTCACCCATTCGCTTGTGCATGGCGCAAGCGTGACGCCGCTCGAGACGCTGCGTCATTCCTCCGCCGTTCTTCGCCCGCCGCAGATCATCGCGATCGGCGCCAACTATGCCGCGCACTCCTCCGAGCTCAAACTGCGCTCCGAGACCGCGGCGACGATCTTCTCGCTCTGGCCGAACTCCCTCACCGGGCACGAGTCGACCATCAGCTGGCCGGCCGACCTGACCCAGGAGGTCGACTACGAAGCCGAGCTCGGTGTCGTGATCGGTCGCGCCGCCCGCAACGTGTCGGTGGCGAATGCGCTCGACTACGTCTTCGGGTATACCGTCGTCAACGACATCACGGCCCGCAACTTGCAGTTCTCCGAGGCGCAGTGGTCACGGTGCAAGTCGTTCGATGGCTTCACACCGACCGGTCCGGTCGTTGTCACCGCCGATGAGATCGGTGATCCGCAGGATGTCTGGCTGACCACCCATGTCGACGGTCGCATTCTGCAAGATGCCTCGAGCGGTGACATGGTGCGTACCGTCGCCGAGATCATTTCGTACCTGTCGAAGACCGCTACTTTGCTACCGGGCACGCTCATCTCGACGGGCAGTCCGGGTGGTGCCGGCTACAGCCGCAAACCGCAGGTGTTCCTGCGCGATGGGTCAACCGTGACGATCACGATCGACAAGATCGGCATGCTCACCACGCACTGTCGCGAGATCTAG
- a CDS encoding glycosyltransferase, with translation MVTISVVIPSYNDACFLAAALDALAAQLRPADEIVVVDNGSTDDTSDVARAAGARVVVEPLRGIWPAASAGYDAASGDLIARLDADSLPPVDWLAHIEAEFVLSPELGVLTGPGEFYDCTPLVAALGEGLYIGGYFWFMGWWLTEPPIFGSNFAMRRTVWREVRGRVHRRDGTVHDDLDLSYHLDPGVVVVYDPTLRVGISARPFNTWSGFSRRLNWAFRTIRMHWPDESPMRRRIARRALHSAASHSQA, from the coding sequence ATGGTCACCATTTCGGTCGTCATTCCCTCCTACAACGACGCGTGCTTTCTGGCGGCAGCACTCGACGCACTGGCCGCGCAACTGCGACCTGCCGACGAGATCGTCGTCGTCGACAACGGGTCGACCGATGACACGTCCGACGTCGCGCGCGCCGCGGGCGCTCGTGTCGTCGTCGAACCGTTGCGCGGAATCTGGCCCGCGGCCTCGGCGGGCTATGACGCGGCATCCGGCGATCTGATCGCCCGTCTCGACGCCGACTCGCTGCCGCCCGTTGATTGGCTGGCGCATATCGAGGCGGAGTTCGTGCTGTCCCCTGAGCTCGGCGTACTCACCGGGCCGGGCGAGTTCTACGATTGCACCCCGCTCGTCGCAGCGCTCGGTGAAGGCCTCTACATCGGCGGCTACTTCTGGTTCATGGGCTGGTGGCTCACTGAGCCGCCCATTTTCGGGTCGAATTTCGCCATGAGGCGCACGGTCTGGCGCGAGGTGCGCGGGCGGGTGCATCGCCGCGACGGAACGGTGCACGACGACCTCGATCTCAGCTATCACCTCGACCCCGGCGTGGTGGTGGTCTACGACCCGACCCTCCGCGTGGGGATCTCTGCCCGTCCGTTCAACACATGGAGCGGCTTCTCGCGGCGACTGAACTGGGCGTTTCGCACCATCCGCATGCATTGGCCGGACGAGTCCCCGATGCGCCGACGCATCGCCCGTCGGGCGCTGCACTCGGCCGCGTCACACAGCCAGGCCTGA
- a CDS encoding alpha/beta fold hydrolase, with translation MWQRRCARRPDAGDAESLDALDADLADVDWQTLPAGSRSFRFDAPSGSLAAVAFGNPTHPRVVLVPGATGSKEDFILLGPLLAAAGYYVESYDLAGQYGSAAAAAPAGESYDYDFFVADLLAFLHAGTVPAHVLGYSFAGFVVQEALVAAPELFASVAFLGVPPQPGQSFRGVSWIGPLSYLTTPHRIAGLLIWGVSANLNRATPGRVELVRERFEFTSRRSVDEIVRLMKHAPDRRRELVDSGIPLLVAVGRHDIWPTRLQRENAELIGAVYREYPTGHSPCETTPHRLAADLVALYARAESRSA, from the coding sequence ATGTGGCAACGGCGTTGCGCCCGTCGACCCGACGCCGGTGATGCGGAGTCCCTCGACGCGCTTGACGCGGACCTGGCCGATGTCGATTGGCAGACGCTGCCAGCCGGGTCACGGTCCTTCCGCTTCGATGCGCCAAGCGGATCGCTCGCGGCCGTCGCGTTCGGCAATCCCACGCACCCGCGGGTGGTGCTCGTGCCCGGAGCGACCGGCTCGAAAGAAGACTTTATTCTGCTCGGTCCGCTTCTGGCGGCGGCGGGCTACTACGTCGAAAGCTATGACCTGGCCGGCCAATACGGGTCAGCCGCCGCCGCTGCGCCGGCCGGTGAGTCTTATGACTATGACTTCTTCGTCGCCGACCTGCTCGCTTTCCTTCACGCGGGAACGGTTCCCGCCCACGTTCTCGGTTACTCGTTTGCGGGATTCGTCGTGCAAGAAGCCCTCGTGGCTGCGCCAGAACTCTTTGCCTCAGTCGCATTTCTCGGAGTTCCACCACAGCCGGGACAGTCGTTTCGAGGGGTGAGCTGGATCGGTCCGCTCAGCTATCTGACCACGCCGCATCGCATTGCGGGCCTGCTGATCTGGGGTGTCAGCGCAAACCTGAACCGAGCGACACCCGGACGCGTGGAGTTGGTCCGCGAACGGTTCGAGTTCACCTCCCGGCGCAGTGTTGACGAGATCGTCAGACTGATGAAACACGCGCCAGACCGGAGGCGCGAACTCGTCGACAGCGGCATCCCACTCCTCGTCGCCGTGGGCCGACATGACATCTGGCCGACGCGGCTGCAGCGCGAGAATGCCGAACTGATCGGTGCCGTGTATCGCGAGTACCCCACAGGCCACAGCCCGTGCGAAACCACTCCGCACCGGCTGGCAGCCGACCTCGTGGCGTTGTACGCGCGGGCCGAGTCGAGGTCGGCCTGA
- a CDS encoding aspartate ammonia-lyase has translation MESAQNNDVPRPGFRLERDSLGALEVPTDAYYGVHTQRAMDNFPIAKRPISVYPDFVVALASVKQACARANKEIGALSPERAGWIDAACQDIIDGSYHDQFVVGVIQGGAGTSTNMNANEVICNVALEHAGYDKGRYDILSPIDHVNRSQSTNDTYPTAIKIALNYSLQHLLRELKLLQGSFSSKAVEFNHILKVGRTQMQDAVPMTLGQEFHGFATTLGEDYDRLTETIWLLAEVNLGATAIGTGITADPGYAAAAIRHLNLITGLTLEAAPDLIESTSDAGSFMSFSGNLKRSAIKLSKICNDLRLLSSGPQAGFGEINLPPKQAGSSIMPGKVNPVIPEVVNQVAFAVAGADVTVTMAAEGGQLQLNAFEPVIAHSLLQSLAWMTQAMWTLRVNCIDGITANEDRLSAMVGSSVGVITALIPHIGYSAAAALAQTALLTGRNVADLVVEAKLMSREDVMRELEPARLSGMEADSPTASSTIPIIE, from the coding sequence ATGGAATCTGCGCAGAACAATGATGTTCCTCGCCCCGGATTCCGGCTTGAGCGCGATTCGCTCGGCGCCCTCGAAGTGCCGACCGATGCCTACTACGGTGTGCACACTCAGCGGGCCATGGATAACTTCCCGATCGCCAAACGGCCCATCTCGGTCTACCCCGACTTTGTCGTCGCCCTCGCCTCCGTCAAGCAGGCCTGTGCACGCGCGAATAAGGAGATCGGTGCCTTGTCGCCGGAACGCGCCGGCTGGATCGATGCCGCCTGCCAGGACATCATCGATGGCTCCTACCACGACCAGTTCGTCGTCGGCGTGATTCAGGGTGGGGCCGGAACCTCCACCAATATGAATGCCAACGAGGTCATCTGCAATGTCGCACTCGAGCACGCCGGCTACGACAAGGGCCGCTACGACATTCTGAGTCCGATTGATCATGTCAACCGCAGTCAGTCGACAAACGACACCTACCCGACGGCGATCAAGATCGCGCTCAACTACTCGCTGCAGCACCTGCTGCGTGAGCTCAAGCTCCTGCAGGGCTCGTTCTCGAGCAAGGCTGTTGAGTTCAACCACATTCTGAAGGTTGGCCGCACCCAGATGCAGGATGCCGTGCCGATGACGCTCGGCCAGGAATTCCATGGTTTCGCGACCACACTGGGCGAGGACTACGACCGTCTGACCGAGACGATCTGGCTGCTGGCTGAGGTGAACCTGGGCGCAACAGCGATCGGCACGGGAATCACGGCCGACCCCGGCTACGCGGCTGCCGCCATCCGCCACCTCAACCTGATCACCGGCCTCACGCTGGAGGCCGCACCCGACCTGATCGAGTCGACCAGCGATGCGGGCAGTTTCATGTCGTTCAGCGGAAACCTCAAGCGCAGCGCGATCAAACTGTCGAAGATCTGCAACGACCTGCGCCTCCTCTCCTCCGGACCGCAGGCTGGGTTCGGCGAGATCAACCTGCCGCCCAAGCAGGCCGGCTCGTCGATCATGCCCGGCAAGGTCAACCCGGTGATTCCCGAGGTCGTCAACCAGGTCGCGTTCGCTGTTGCCGGAGCCGATGTCACGGTGACGATGGCCGCGGAGGGAGGCCAGCTGCAGCTGAACGCCTTCGAGCCCGTCATCGCGCACTCGCTGCTGCAGAGCTTGGCCTGGATGACCCAGGCCATGTGGACGTTGCGGGTGAATTGCATCGACGGCATCACCGCCAACGAAGACCGCCTGAGCGCCATGGTGGGCTCGAGCGTCGGCGTGATCACCGCGCTGATTCCGCACATCGGCTACTCGGCGGCGGCGGCCCTGGCCCAGACCGCCTTGCTGACCGGGCGCAACGTGGCCGACCTCGTCGTCGAAGCCAAACTGATGAGCCGTGAAGACGTCATGCGTGAGCTGGAGCCGGCGCGACTGTCGGGCATGGAGGCCGATTCGCCGACGGCCTCCAGCACAATTCCCATCATCGAATAG
- a CDS encoding LacI family DNA-binding transcriptional regulator, whose amino-acid sequence MSTIYEVAALAGVSPATVSRVFNGITVSPEKSELVRRAATELAFTPNRAARSLRTRSSEVIALVIPDIENPFFTAMARGVEDVAQEAGYSVVLCNTDENPDKEAKYLSIAVSENMAGVILAAANDQVDLTALLTRRRPVVAVDRGPHGFTIDAVLVDNIAGGRAATQALADRGFTRIACITGPRDVETAQQRADGWRDVARPDNGDDSLRYANFRVDGGRAAMESLLAMDPPPDAVFVANNLMSVGALQVLVERGQTPGGIGLASLGDLPFSTVAPTDVTVIPLPARHLGMTAARLLLARIRGDDQPARSIVVGNGAPLRG is encoded by the coding sequence ATGTCGACGATCTACGAGGTTGCAGCCCTGGCGGGAGTCTCCCCCGCCACCGTCTCACGTGTCTTCAACGGCATTACGGTCTCGCCCGAAAAATCTGAGCTCGTCCGCCGTGCGGCCACAGAACTCGCGTTCACTCCGAACCGCGCTGCACGCTCATTACGCACTCGGAGTTCCGAAGTAATCGCCCTGGTCATCCCCGATATCGAGAACCCGTTCTTCACCGCGATGGCGCGAGGTGTTGAAGATGTCGCGCAGGAGGCCGGCTACTCGGTAGTGCTGTGCAACACCGACGAGAATCCAGACAAAGAAGCAAAATACTTGTCGATCGCCGTGTCTGAGAACATGGCCGGCGTGATCCTTGCAGCGGCAAACGATCAGGTCGACCTCACTGCCCTCCTGACGCGCCGTCGCCCCGTAGTCGCAGTCGACCGCGGGCCCCACGGATTCACCATCGACGCCGTGTTGGTCGACAACATCGCGGGCGGTCGTGCCGCCACCCAAGCGCTCGCTGATCGGGGATTTACCCGAATCGCGTGCATCACGGGACCGCGCGATGTCGAGACTGCACAGCAACGCGCTGACGGCTGGCGTGACGTGGCCCGTCCCGACAATGGAGACGATTCCCTCCGCTACGCGAATTTTCGTGTCGACGGTGGCCGAGCCGCGATGGAAAGCCTCCTGGCGATGGATCCCCCGCCCGACGCAGTTTTCGTCGCGAACAATCTGATGAGCGTCGGTGCCCTCCAGGTGCTCGTCGAGCGCGGCCAGACACCGGGCGGGATCGGGCTGGCAAGTCTCGGAGATTTGCCGTTTTCAACCGTCGCTCCCACCGATGTCACGGTGATCCCTCTGCCCGCGCGCCATCTCGGGATGACCGCGGCACGACTGCTCCTGGCGCGCATCAGGGGCGACGACCAGCCCGCGCGCTCGATCGTCGTGGGCAATGGAGCGCCGTTGAGGGGCTAA